From one Sphaeramia orbicularis chromosome 9, fSphaOr1.1, whole genome shotgun sequence genomic stretch:
- the LOC115426226 gene encoding scavenger receptor cysteine-rich type 1 protein M130-like: MDHTVYILVFLSMNIPGLLPKNNTTSTESVHFRLVGGANHCHGSLEMKRQDGNWKPVNGLLCPGAEMFRGTLYGEAEAPVLQTFQCEGHESALLDCGSSGSQNCSSGTAVDLICTDPDDVRLVGGVSRCNGEVEMKYQGEWRYMGYYNSFDPWTLKAADVICRRLDCGSAVSRRGFYSSSPTWSISPYCLLSTSTLKDCVKTDSGFGGYILSLTCSDSVRLVHGSSLCSGRLEVRSNQSWTSMCEEGLDLNDTQVVCRELGCGAPGLLQGGLYGEGEAPVWTSELQCEGNESAVLDCRRSSSTGKTCSPATAAGLTCTGTKGAWLSYDSVFL; the protein is encoded by the exons ATGGACCACACCGTCTACATCCTGGTGTTCCTTTCCATGAACATTCCAG GGCTCCTGCCTAAAAACAAcaccacttcaacag agtctgtccacttcaggttggttgGAGGAGCCAATCATTGTCATGGTAgcctggagatgaaacgacaggatggaaactggaaaccagtgaatGGGTTActctg TCCTGGAGCTGAgatgttcag ggggacgCTCTATGGAGAAGCAGAGGCTCCTGTGCTGCAGACGttccagtgtgaaggccatgagtctgctctgctggactgtggaagctcagggtcacAGAACTGCTCATCTGGAACCGCTGTGGACCTTATCTGCACAG atcctgatgatgtcagactggtgggaggagtcaGTCGCTGTAACGGTGAAGTAGAGATGAAATATCAGGGAGAGTGGAGATACATGGGATATTATAATTCCTTTgacccctggaccctgaaggcagcagatgtcatatgtcgtcgactggactgtggatctgctgtttctagGAGAGGATTTTATTCATCTAGTCCTACGTGGTCCATCAGCCCCTACTGTCTTCTGTCTACATCTACACTGAAGGACTGTGTGAAAACGGATTCTGGCTTCGGAGGCTACATCCtgtccctcacctgttcag actctgtcagactggtccatggttccagtctgtgttcaggcagactggaggttcggtccaaccagtcctggaCCTCAATGTGTGAAGAGGGTTTGGACCTTAATGATACCCaagtggtctgtagggagctgggctgtggggctcctgggcttctccagggggggctctatggagagggggaggctccagtctggaccagtgagctccagtgtgaaggcaatgagtctgctgtcctggactgtagaaggtccagctccACTGGGAAGACCTGTTCACCTGcaacagctgctggactcacctgtacaggtaccaagggggcgtggctttcatatgacagtgtgTTTCTTTGA